A portion of the Candidatus Glassbacteria bacterium genome contains these proteins:
- a CDS encoding DUF4091 domain-containing protein encodes MRTHPVRIASLLLVLSACSPSPENAVDSAVEVWAQNVEIRPYPNAFTRQPDERRIELTALAGEFLSAQVLVKAEADIAALRAAAGELHSADGNTIDRTASRVRFGAWLPVDETAMLTPDPLLEVDSIDVPANMARAVWLTIAVPRETPSGTYQGALEISADGSVVAEFEIVVNVLPAALPPPNEWEYYVNIWQDPSGIAGAHGVEHWSDPHWELLRKYADNFVEHGMDVITTSIVYDPWGSQSGYPYETMVEWKYPGEYRHGQPAEFEWDFSVFDCYVQLMMDAGMTEKIDCFSMVEGPWINTNADIRYLDTSSGEYRLLDLTLGDPVWQEAWAAFLPVFADHLRAKGWFEKAYLAFDEKPEKEMRMIYGFLVDNAPGFKVSIAGGYPGDEHKRSDEVILHYQELATEHDAAANRGLIDDMRSSGRLISFYTACTPHYPNVFLFSQLRECRLLPWVSLKHNLSGYLRWAVSAYPEDIWNQPNYKWHSGDMYFVYPGPDGPLDGMRWELFRQGVQDCEAHRIALELCRQAGRDDLAGKLDWAVEIATSLESCDQIPWVAEARAQVDAVIRELAGGE; translated from the coding sequence ATGCGCACACATCCAGTCCGGATAGCGTCTCTGTTACTGGTTCTTTCCGCCTGCAGCCCTTCCCCTGAAAACGCCGTTGACAGCGCGGTAGAGGTCTGGGCGCAGAATGTCGAAATCCGCCCCTACCCCAATGCGTTCACCCGTCAGCCCGACGAGCGCAGGATAGAGCTGACAGCCCTGGCCGGGGAATTTCTCTCCGCCCAGGTACTGGTCAAAGCGGAAGCGGATATTGCGGCGCTCAGGGCCGCCGCCGGCGAGTTGCACTCAGCCGACGGCAACACTATCGACCGGACGGCCAGCAGGGTCCGGTTCGGCGCCTGGCTGCCGGTGGACGAGACCGCGATGCTCACGCCCGACCCGCTGCTGGAAGTGGACTCGATCGACGTGCCGGCCAACATGGCCCGCGCTGTCTGGCTGACCATCGCCGTGCCGCGGGAGACCCCGTCAGGCACCTATCAAGGCGCACTGGAAATTTCAGCCGATGGCTCGGTTGTCGCTGAGTTCGAAATTGTTGTCAACGTGCTGCCCGCCGCCCTGCCCCCGCCCAACGAATGGGAATACTACGTCAATATCTGGCAGGACCCCAGCGGGATCGCTGGCGCCCACGGGGTGGAGCACTGGAGCGACCCGCACTGGGAACTGCTGCGGAAATACGCGGACAATTTTGTCGAACACGGCATGGACGTGATCACGACCAGCATAGTCTACGATCCCTGGGGAAGCCAGAGCGGCTACCCGTACGAAACGATGGTGGAATGGAAGTACCCCGGCGAGTACCGACACGGGCAGCCCGCTGAATTCGAGTGGGATTTCTCCGTGTTCGACTGCTACGTACAGTTGATGATGGACGCCGGGATGACCGAGAAGATCGACTGCTTCAGCATGGTCGAGGGACCGTGGATCAACACCAACGCCGATATCCGTTATCTCGACACCTCCAGCGGCGAATACCGCCTGCTCGACCTGACCCTGGGCGACCCGGTCTGGCAAGAAGCCTGGGCGGCGTTTCTGCCGGTCTTTGCCGATCACCTGCGGGCAAAGGGCTGGTTCGAGAAAGCTTATCTGGCGTTCGACGAGAAGCCCGAGAAAGAGATGCGGATGATCTACGGTTTCCTGGTCGATAACGCTCCAGGTTTCAAGGTCTCGATTGCCGGCGGCTACCCCGGCGATGAGCACAAGCGCTCCGACGAGGTGATTCTCCACTACCAGGAACTGGCGACCGAACACGATGCCGCCGCCAACCGCGGCCTGATCGACGACATGCGCTCATCCGGCCGCCTGATCAGTTTCTATACGGCCTGTACGCCCCATTACCCCAACGTATTCCTGTTTTCCCAGCTGCGCGAATGCCGCCTTCTGCCCTGGGTTTCGCTCAAGCATAACCTCAGCGGCTACCTTCGCTGGGCGGTCTCGGCATACCCCGAGGATATCTGGAACCAGCCCAACTACAAGTGGCATTCCGGCGATATGTATTTCGTCTATCCCGGCCCTGACGGTCCGCTGGACGGGATGCGCTGGGAGCTGTTCCGTCAGGGCGTGCAGGACTGCGAGGCCCACCGGATCGCGCTGGAACTCTGCCGTCAGGCAGGCCGCGACGACCTGGCGGGTAAACTGGATTGGGCCGTGGAGATAGCAACCTCGCTCGAATCCTGCGACCAGATCCCCTGGGTGGCCGAGGCCCGCGCCCAGGTCGATGCAGTGATCCGGGAACTGGCCGGAGGTGAATAA
- a CDS encoding redoxin domain-containing protein has product MLSSARPLLIVSVLSACLCSISLAAPEPIEPLPLGSKAPAFSLPGADGRTWTLEDFSDTGLLVIVFTTNHCPTAQAYEERIKQLTADYAGRGVAVVAISPNDPRAVRLDELGYTDLSDSFPEMVLRARQHGFNFPYLYDGDSQEVSKAYGPQATPHVFIFDSDRRLRYSGRIDNNEKPELVTSRDARAAIDALLAGEDPPLAVTKTFGCSVKWASKRGSVQDAFERWAAEEVAVSPADLATVGELLANDSGKYRLVNIWATWCGPCVVEFPNLVEINRMYRNRPFELVTISADSPAGTSSVLDFLRGQQASCTNYHYTGEDKYALIEAVDPEWPGSLPYTLLVAPGGEVLRRWSGQIEPQVVKTAVVEKLGRYYE; this is encoded by the coding sequence ATGCTTTCATCCGCAAGGCCGCTGCTGATCGTATCCGTCCTGAGCGCTTGTCTGTGCTCGATATCGCTCGCCGCTCCCGAGCCGATCGAACCCCTCCCGCTCGGCTCGAAAGCGCCGGCGTTCAGCCTGCCCGGCGCCGATGGCCGCACCTGGACCCTCGAGGATTTTTCCGATACCGGACTGCTTGTGATCGTGTTTACCACCAACCATTGTCCGACCGCCCAGGCCTACGAAGAGCGGATCAAGCAGCTGACTGCGGACTATGCCGGGCGGGGAGTGGCCGTGGTGGCGATCAGCCCCAATGATCCCAGGGCGGTGCGTCTGGATGAGCTGGGCTATACCGATCTCAGCGACAGTTTTCCGGAAATGGTGCTTCGTGCCCGGCAACACGGGTTTAACTTTCCCTACCTCTACGACGGTGACTCGCAGGAAGTCTCGAAAGCTTACGGCCCGCAGGCCACTCCCCACGTCTTCATTTTCGACAGTGACCGCAGACTGCGCTATTCCGGCAGGATAGACAACAACGAGAAGCCGGAGCTGGTGACCAGCCGTGACGCCAGAGCGGCGATTGACGCACTGCTGGCGGGCGAGGACCCCCCGCTTGCGGTCACCAAAACATTCGGCTGCTCTGTCAAGTGGGCCTCCAAGCGGGGTAGTGTGCAGGATGCGTTCGAGCGCTGGGCGGCCGAGGAAGTCGCGGTATCGCCGGCTGATCTGGCGACCGTGGGTGAACTGCTCGCCAACGACTCCGGTAAATACCGTCTGGTCAATATCTGGGCCACCTGGTGCGGTCCCTGCGTGGTCGAGTTCCCGAACCTGGTGGAGATCAACCGGATGTACCGCAACCGGCCGTTCGAGCTGGTCACGATCAGTGCCGATTCCCCCGCCGGGACCTCGTCCGTTCTCGATTTTTTGCGTGGGCAGCAGGCGAGCTGTACCAATTATCATTACACCGGCGAGGACAAATACGCCCTGATCGAAGCGGTCGATCCGGAGTGGCCGGGTTCGCTGCCGTACACTCTGCTGGTCGCACCCGGCGGCGAGGTGCTCCGGCGCTGGAGCGGGCAGATCGAACCGCAGGTGGTCAAGACCGCTGTCGTGGAGAAACTGGGACGCTATTACGAGTGA
- a CDS encoding Bacterial alpha-L-rhamnosidase, with protein MLTSRIIPLVLTCLFLTADARAVCAQGPVNLVLLSEQWDASWISAPGADPKGFGVYHFRKSLRLAGRPEKFVVHVSADNRYKLYVNGVETGSGPSRGDLWHWRFETYDLAPLLGEGVNQIAAVVWNFGKHVPYAQMTWETGFLMQGDSDAESSVNTGTDSGWKVLDDKSYSPIPINTSTMGAFTVVGPGERVDGHRYPWGWLEPGFDDEGWADAVQTALACPRGIRWMRSHRHLVPRTIPPMELSSQQAPVVRRMEGAGAAAGKPLSGLVIPAGSKAKFLLDQTRLTAAYPLLALSGGRDARIRLTYAEALVDSAGHKAHRDSVDGMSLFGYYDEFIADGGEGRVFSTLWWRTFRYLELAISTGDQALVIDSLTSLYTGYPFRQQAEFVSDDRSLKEIWDVGWRTARLCAGETYFDCPYYEQLNYVGDTRIQALISLYAAGDGRLARKAIAQFDDSRLPDGLTQSRYPSYMTQVIPPYSLFWVAMVHDWWMYRGEEDYIRSLLPGIRGVIDWFASRLDRSGMNGALPWWNFADWADEYDAGVPPGADEGGSALISLQLVYAARMAAEMAEALGSPGEAERYGLLADRVGKAVLAGCWDQNRGLLAETPARRQFSQHANVMAVLTGLFPGREREIMERVLTDGRLIQCTYYYRFYLNRALKAAGMGDIYLDQLKPWYDMLDIGLTTFAEKPEPTRSDCHAWSASPLYDFLATVCGVTSDAPGFARVQIAPSLGRLREVSCKVPHPGGFITCSFKRSGKSGLSAEVELPDGVVGTFVWQGDRKPLSSGRQTLQF; from the coding sequence ATGCTTACATCCCGGATTATCCCGCTGGTTTTAACCTGTTTATTCCTGACTGCGGATGCACGGGCAGTCTGCGCGCAGGGACCGGTTAACCTGGTTCTGTTGAGCGAGCAGTGGGACGCGTCCTGGATATCCGCTCCCGGGGCAGACCCCAAAGGGTTCGGTGTGTACCACTTCCGCAAAAGCCTGCGCCTCGCCGGCCGGCCCGAAAAATTCGTGGTCCATGTCAGCGCCGATAACCGTTACAAGCTGTATGTCAACGGGGTCGAGACGGGCAGCGGGCCGTCCCGCGGCGACCTCTGGCACTGGCGGTTCGAGACATACGACCTGGCGCCGCTGCTGGGCGAGGGCGTAAACCAGATCGCCGCCGTGGTCTGGAATTTCGGCAAGCATGTCCCGTATGCGCAGATGACCTGGGAAACGGGGTTCCTGATGCAGGGCGACAGCGATGCCGAAAGCTCGGTCAATACCGGGACGGATTCTGGTTGGAAAGTATTGGACGACAAGTCATACAGCCCGATCCCGATCAACACGAGCACGATGGGAGCCTTTACCGTGGTGGGGCCGGGTGAACGGGTGGACGGCCACCGTTATCCCTGGGGCTGGCTGGAGCCGGGATTCGATGATGAAGGGTGGGCGGATGCGGTTCAGACCGCGCTTGCCTGCCCGCGGGGTATCCGCTGGATGAGGTCGCACCGTCACCTGGTGCCGCGCACGATCCCGCCGATGGAGCTCAGCAGTCAACAGGCGCCCGTTGTGCGGAGGATGGAAGGGGCAGGTGCTGCTGCGGGAAAACCTTTGTCCGGTTTGGTTATTCCAGCGGGCAGCAAAGCAAAATTCCTGCTCGATCAGACTCGCCTGACAGCCGCTTATCCACTGCTGGCGCTCAGCGGGGGACGGGATGCGCGGATCAGGCTGACCTACGCCGAGGCGCTGGTGGACAGCGCGGGCCACAAGGCCCATCGCGACAGTGTGGACGGGATGTCGCTGTTCGGCTATTACGACGAGTTTATCGCCGACGGCGGCGAGGGCAGGGTGTTCAGCACACTCTGGTGGCGCACGTTCCGTTATCTGGAGCTTGCAATCAGCACCGGGGACCAGGCGCTCGTTATCGACTCGCTCACCTCGCTGTATACGGGCTACCCGTTCCGGCAGCAGGCGGAGTTTGTCTCCGATGACCGCTCGCTGAAGGAAATCTGGGACGTGGGCTGGCGCACAGCCAGGCTCTGCGCAGGTGAGACGTATTTCGACTGCCCGTACTACGAACAACTTAATTATGTGGGCGACACCCGGATCCAGGCCCTGATTTCGCTGTATGCGGCTGGCGACGGTCGTCTGGCGCGCAAGGCAATCGCCCAGTTCGATGATTCCCGCCTGCCGGACGGACTGACCCAGAGCCGCTATCCGAGCTATATGACACAGGTGATTCCGCCGTACTCGCTGTTCTGGGTGGCGATGGTCCACGACTGGTGGATGTACCGTGGGGAGGAAGACTATATCCGCTCGCTGCTGCCCGGTATCCGCGGGGTGATCGACTGGTTCGCCTCGCGCCTGGACCGATCGGGCATGAACGGGGCGCTGCCCTGGTGGAATTTCGCCGACTGGGCTGACGAGTACGATGCCGGTGTGCCGCCGGGCGCGGATGAGGGCGGGAGCGCGCTGATCAGCCTGCAGCTGGTCTATGCCGCCCGGATGGCGGCGGAGATGGCCGAGGCGCTGGGCAGCCCGGGCGAAGCCGAGCGGTACGGACTGCTGGCTGACAGGGTAGGTAAAGCTGTGCTTGCCGGCTGCTGGGATCAGAACCGGGGGCTGCTGGCCGAAACTCCTGCCAGAAGGCAATTCAGCCAGCACGCCAATGTAATGGCCGTGCTGACAGGGCTTTTCCCCGGCCGGGAGCGTGAGATAATGGAGCGGGTGCTGACCGACGGCCGCCTGATCCAGTGCACCTACTATTACCGGTTCTACCTCAACCGGGCGCTCAAGGCCGCCGGGATGGGGGACATCTATCTCGATCAGCTCAAGCCCTGGTACGATATGCTCGATATCGGCCTGACAACGTTCGCCGAAAAACCGGAGCCCACCCGCTCCGACTGCCACGCCTGGAGCGCCAGCCCGCTTTATGATTTTCTGGCCACGGTCTGCGGGGTGACCTCGGACGCGCCCGGGTTTGCACGCGTGCAGATCGCACCGTCGCTGGGACGCCTGCGGGAGGTAAGCTGCAAAGTGCCGCATCCCGGCGGTTTCATTACCTGCAGCTTCAAGCGCAGCGGAAAATCGGGGCTGAGCGCCGAGGTGGAGCTGCCGGACGGGGTCGTCGGGACATTCGTCTGGCAGGGAGACAGGAAACCGCTGTCATCCGGGCGGCAGACACTGCAATTCTGA
- a CDS encoding Gfo/Idh/MocA family oxidoreductase codes for MNSIDRRKFIKSATAATAAIAAAAPYVTSGWAQNSPNDRVNVCVSGIRSRGRAHVRSFAELENVQVTVINDIDERLFPGIVGELEQQTGKKARTEVDFRRVLEDKDVDVVSIATPNHWHALQSIWACQAGKDVYVEKPVSHNISEGHKIVEAARKYNRIVQTGTQSRSSRGCNEAMKFLHDGGIGDIYMSRSCLIKARDSYGSAPNSPVPDGVHYDLWLGPAPYRPFNEKKFHYNWHWLWDTGSGETGNTGPHNFDRCRWGMQIYEHPREIQSMGNIYVWAGDCPQETPNHQVSVLKYEDGRIIQLEVRGWYSNSEEGIEQGEFFYGTKGWLKLDGGSWQSYLGRKKEPGPGSGKKQGLSAAAAADRMGDRAPGHFQNFIDCVRSRNRHDLAADILDGHLSTAMCHLSNIAFRTGRTLIFDTETETFPGDAEANTYLTREYRVPFEVPDEV; via the coding sequence ATGAATTCGATCGACCGTCGTAAGTTCATCAAAAGCGCCACTGCCGCCACCGCGGCAATCGCCGCCGCCGCGCCGTATGTCACCTCCGGGTGGGCGCAGAACAGCCCCAACGACAGGGTCAATGTCTGCGTCTCCGGTATCCGCAGCCGCGGACGGGCCCACGTGCGCAGTTTTGCGGAACTCGAAAACGTGCAGGTCACGGTGATCAACGATATCGACGAGCGCCTGTTTCCCGGCATTGTCGGTGAGCTGGAGCAGCAGACCGGTAAGAAAGCCCGCACCGAGGTTGATTTCCGCCGGGTGCTCGAAGACAAGGACGTGGACGTGGTCAGTATCGCCACCCCGAACCACTGGCACGCCCTGCAGAGTATCTGGGCCTGCCAGGCCGGCAAGGACGTCTATGTCGAAAAACCGGTCAGCCACAATATCTCCGAGGGCCACAAGATCGTCGAGGCCGCGCGCAAGTACAACCGGATAGTCCAGACCGGTACGCAGAGCCGCAGCAGCCGGGGGTGCAATGAGGCGATGAAGTTTCTCCACGACGGCGGGATCGGGGATATCTACATGTCCCGCAGCTGCCTGATCAAGGCCCGCGACAGCTACGGCAGCGCACCCAACAGCCCCGTGCCCGACGGCGTGCACTACGACCTCTGGCTGGGACCGGCGCCCTACCGTCCGTTCAACGAGAAGAAATTCCACTACAACTGGCACTGGCTCTGGGACACCGGCAGCGGCGAGACAGGCAACACCGGCCCGCACAATTTCGACCGCTGCCGATGGGGAATGCAGATTTACGAGCATCCGCGCGAAATCCAGAGCATGGGCAACATCTACGTCTGGGCCGGCGACTGCCCGCAGGAAACACCGAACCACCAGGTTTCCGTGCTCAAGTACGAGGACGGCCGGATTATCCAGCTCGAGGTCCGCGGCTGGTACAGCAACAGTGAGGAAGGGATAGAGCAGGGCGAGTTTTTCTACGGCACCAAGGGCTGGCTCAAGCTCGACGGCGGCAGCTGGCAGAGTTATCTCGGCCGCAAGAAAGAGCCGGGGCCGGGCAGCGGCAAAAAGCAGGGCCTGTCCGCCGCCGCCGCGGCCGACCGGATGGGCGACCGCGCGCCGGGCCATTTCCAGAACTTTATCGACTGCGTGCGCAGCCGCAACCGCCACGACCTGGCGGCCGATATCCTGGACGGCCACCTGAGCACGGCGATGTGCCACCTGTCGAATATCGCCTTCCGCACCGGCCGGACATTGATTTTCGACACCGAGACCGAGACTTTCCCGGGCGATGCCGAGGCCAACACTTACCTGACCCGTGAATACCGGGTGCCGTTTGAAGTGCCCGATGAGGTCTGA